A window of the Phycicoccus sp. M110.8 genome harbors these coding sequences:
- a CDS encoding LLM class flavin-dependent oxidoreductase: MTGPAGLPDPALVVLVGPTGSGKSTWAAAHYRRPEVVSSDALRAVVGSGEFDLDASADAFAVLHQVVAARSRRGLTVVVDTLGLDPDTRDRYREMGRAAGLPCVAVVLDTAGALCRERNARRDRPVPANVLGQQLARMPRVVQDVAGEGWDVVLHVDGSTPGAPPGAGATPEAGAPTATGAAPGSGAAAAVAGEVAGEAAGGRTARPVVGAAPASAWHRGARDDRRPGAAGLPELVLQVSRFPWGQDPVGWLRGVALAADEAGFAGLALMDHLVQVPQVDRAWEPIPEPWVTLGLLAGLDTSLRLGTLVSPMTFRPAGVLAKAAATLDVLSGGRAFVGVGAGWWEREHLGFGVPFPPAPARLDLLEDGIETMRALWASGTRAYAGHRVSLPETTAYPRPVGPLPVVVGGGGERRTLRVAARIGDACNVSSDPATVRRKVEVLRRHCAEVGRDPAEVAVTVLDVPVVGRDREDTWRRVERLRGRTAAAAYARTHHAGEPASHAERYRQLAEEGVDTVFVALPDLATPDDLGRLAPVLRPT; this comes from the coding sequence CTGACCGGGCCCGCGGGGCTCCCCGACCCGGCCCTGGTCGTCCTCGTCGGCCCGACCGGCTCGGGCAAGTCGACCTGGGCGGCCGCGCACTACCGGCGCCCCGAGGTGGTGTCCTCGGACGCCCTGCGCGCCGTGGTCGGCAGCGGCGAGTTCGACCTCGACGCCTCGGCGGACGCCTTCGCCGTGCTCCACCAGGTCGTGGCGGCCCGCAGCCGTCGTGGGCTCACGGTCGTCGTCGACACCCTCGGGCTCGACCCGGACACCCGCGACCGGTACCGCGAGATGGGGCGCGCGGCCGGGCTGCCCTGCGTCGCCGTCGTCCTCGACACCGCGGGTGCCTTGTGCCGGGAGCGCAACGCCCGGCGCGACCGCCCGGTGCCGGCGAACGTCCTCGGCCAGCAGCTGGCCCGGATGCCGCGGGTCGTCCAGGACGTCGCCGGGGAGGGCTGGGACGTCGTGCTCCACGTCGACGGCTCCACCCCCGGCGCCCCGCCCGGGGCCGGTGCCACGCCCGAGGCCGGTGCCCCAACCGCGACCGGTGCCGCGCCCGGGTCGGGTGCCGCGGCCGCGGTCGCCGGCGAGGTAGCCGGCGAGGCCGCCGGCGGACGCACCGCCCGCCCCGTGGTGGGCGCGGCACCGGCCTCGGCCTGGCACCGCGGCGCCAGGGACGACCGGCGCCCGGGGGCTGCGGGGCTGCCCGAGCTCGTCCTGCAGGTCTCACGCTTCCCGTGGGGACAGGACCCGGTGGGGTGGTTGCGCGGGGTGGCGCTGGCCGCCGACGAGGCGGGCTTCGCGGGGCTGGCACTCATGGACCACCTCGTGCAGGTCCCGCAGGTCGACCGGGCCTGGGAGCCGATCCCCGAGCCGTGGGTCACGCTCGGGTTGCTCGCCGGCCTGGACACCTCTCTGCGGCTCGGGACCCTGGTGTCCCCCATGACCTTCCGCCCCGCCGGTGTCCTCGCCAAGGCGGCGGCCACCCTCGACGTGCTCAGCGGGGGCCGGGCGTTCGTCGGGGTGGGCGCGGGGTGGTGGGAGCGCGAGCACCTCGGCTTCGGCGTCCCCTTCCCTCCCGCCCCCGCGCGCCTCGACCTGCTCGAGGACGGCATCGAGACGATGCGGGCGCTGTGGGCCAGCGGCACGAGGGCGTATGCCGGGCACCGGGTCTCGCTGCCGGAGACCACGGCCTACCCCCGGCCGGTCGGGCCGCTGCCGGTCGTCGTGGGTGGCGGTGGCGAGCGGCGCACCCTGCGGGTGGCAGCCCGCATCGGGGACGCGTGCAACGTGTCGAGCGACCCGGCGACCGTGCGCCGCAAGGTCGAGGTCCTGCGCCGCCACTGCGCGGAGGTGGGCCGCGACCCGGCCGAGGTGGCCGTCACCGTGCTGGACGTCCCCGTCGTCGGGCGGGACCGCGAGGACACCTGGCGCAGGGTGGAGCGGCTGCGCGGGCGGACGGCCGCCGCGGCATACGCCCGCACGCACCACGCCGGGGAGCCCGCGAGCCACGCCGAGCGCTACCGGCAGCTGGCCGAGGAGGGCGTGGACACCGTCTTCGTGGCACTGCCCGACCTCGCCACGCCCGACGACCTCGGGCGGCTCGCGCCGGTGCTGCGGCCCACCTGA
- a CDS encoding VOC family protein yields MPDPKLAQVAQRATDLDRAAAFYERLLGSPPLARFDPPGLLFFSLGDGTRLLLEAGAPSALIYVRVEDVRSAVERLRADGVPVEGEPHVIFSHDDDTLGPADTDEEMAFVRDSEGNLVGLVGTRPKGQG; encoded by the coding sequence ATGCCTGACCCGAAGCTCGCGCAGGTGGCCCAGCGCGCCACGGACCTCGACCGCGCGGCCGCGTTCTACGAGCGCCTGCTCGGCAGCCCTCCCCTCGCCCGCTTCGACCCGCCCGGGCTGCTGTTCTTCTCCCTCGGCGACGGCACCCGGCTGCTGCTGGAGGCCGGTGCCCCGTCGGCGCTGATCTACGTGCGGGTCGAGGACGTCCGGTCGGCCGTCGAGCGGCTGCGCGCCGACGGCGTGCCGGTGGAGGGCGAGCCGCACGTCATCTTCAGCCACGACGACGACACCCTCGGGCCGGCCGACACCGACGAGGAGATGGCGTTCGTCCGGGACAGCGAGGGCAACCTGGTCGGCCTCGTCGGCACCCGCCCGAAGGGGCAGGGCTGA
- a CDS encoding alpha/beta fold hydrolase — protein sequence MRELSRNGLTFDVSDDGPDDGAADPPVALLLHGWPQDRHAWSRVTPLLTAGGLRVVAFDQRGYSPRARPRGRAAYRMGELVADVVAAVDACGVQRVHLVGHDWGGAVAWAAAERHPERFASLTVLSTPHHRAFAAALRHLDQASHSWYMAAFQLPVLPELVLAGRLEGVLRRSGLPPEDARRYAARFREPGAAGGGLAWYRALPLGASTLSGLPNPLRRKASRDRAEVPDPGLGGHRITVPTTYLWGSHDPALGRRAAEASGDWVASDYRFVELDAGHWLPETRAQEVAAAVLSRAGGAPQDA from the coding sequence ATGCGCGAGCTCAGCAGGAACGGGCTGACCTTCGACGTCAGCGACGACGGCCCCGACGACGGGGCGGCCGACCCACCGGTCGCGCTGCTGCTTCACGGGTGGCCGCAGGACCGCCACGCCTGGTCGCGGGTGACCCCGCTGCTCACGGCCGGCGGCCTGCGCGTCGTGGCGTTCGACCAGCGCGGGTACTCCCCGCGCGCCCGCCCGCGCGGCCGTGCGGCATACCGGATGGGCGAGCTCGTGGCCGACGTCGTCGCAGCGGTCGACGCGTGCGGGGTCCAGCGGGTGCACCTGGTGGGGCACGACTGGGGCGGTGCGGTCGCGTGGGCGGCGGCCGAGCGGCACCCGGAGCGGTTCGCGTCGCTCACCGTCCTGTCGACGCCGCACCACCGGGCGTTCGCCGCCGCGCTGCGCCACCTCGACCAGGCCTCGCACAGCTGGTACATGGCCGCGTTCCAGCTGCCGGTGCTGCCCGAGCTGGTGCTCGCCGGCCGGCTGGAGGGGGTGCTGAGGCGCAGCGGCCTGCCGCCGGAGGACGCGCGCAGGTATGCCGCGCGCTTCCGCGAGCCGGGCGCCGCCGGTGGGGGCCTGGCCTGGTACCGCGCCCTGCCGCTCGGGGCCTCGACCCTGTCCGGCCTGCCGAACCCGTTGCGCCGCAAGGCATCCCGCGACCGGGCGGAAGTGCCCGACCCAGGCCTCGGCGGCCACCGGATCACCGTGCCGACGACGTACCTGTGGGGCTCGCACGACCCGGCGCTGGGCCGGCGAGCCGCTGAGGCCAGTGGCGACTGGGTGGCGTCGGACTACCGGTTCGTCGAGCTCGACGCCGGCCACTGGCTGCCCGAGACCCGGGCGCAGGAGGTCGCCGCGGCGGTACTCTCGCGAGCAGGAGGTGCTCCGCAGGATGCCTGA
- a CDS encoding MFS transporter: protein MTSRDHQYPMGGGRAWVVYGSAVALYVLAVFNRSSLGVAGLLASDRFHIAATQLSVFTMVQLFVYAAMQIPVGALLDRFGPKRLLLTGMGLMTVAQLAFAFADSFAAGIGARVLLGMGDSMVFVPLLRIVALWFPPMRIPMVSQLTGLLGQLGALVAASPLVYALHQWGWTPSYLTAAGAGVLLGVVALVLVRDSPNPDHELDRIKVRAIARSLRAAWRAPGTRLGLWSHFSAQFGATVFALLWGYPFLVAGQGLSPETAGTLLMLMTVTTVVTSPLIGGFVTRYPFSRSTLILGIVLLIMTVWAVVLLWPGRAPLPLLVVLVVVTAVGGPGSLVGFDLARTFNPPTRLGSATGIVNVGGFLASLSTVTLIGIVLDRVAPGGPETYTVDTFRAAMAVQYLVWGVGVAQILRYRRRARRHLRDSDPQAYAALRAGKPVQPADPGLPPA from the coding sequence GTGACCAGCCGCGACCACCAGTACCCCATGGGCGGTGGCCGGGCCTGGGTGGTCTACGGCAGCGCCGTCGCGCTCTACGTCCTCGCCGTCTTCAACCGCAGCTCGCTCGGCGTCGCCGGGCTGCTGGCGAGCGACCGCTTCCACATCGCCGCCACCCAGCTGTCGGTCTTCACGATGGTGCAGCTGTTCGTCTACGCCGCCATGCAGATCCCGGTGGGTGCCCTGCTCGACCGGTTCGGGCCCAAGCGGCTGCTGCTCACCGGCATGGGGCTGATGACGGTGGCGCAGCTGGCGTTCGCGTTCGCCGACTCCTTCGCCGCGGGCATCGGGGCGAGGGTGCTGCTCGGGATGGGCGACTCCATGGTGTTCGTCCCCCTCCTGCGCATCGTGGCCCTGTGGTTCCCCCCGATGCGGATCCCGATGGTCTCGCAGCTGACCGGCCTCCTGGGGCAGCTGGGCGCGCTCGTCGCCGCCTCACCTCTCGTCTACGCGCTGCACCAGTGGGGCTGGACCCCCTCGTACCTGACCGCGGCGGGCGCCGGGGTGCTGCTGGGGGTGGTGGCGCTGGTGCTCGTCCGCGACTCCCCGAACCCCGACCACGAGCTCGACCGCATCAAGGTGCGCGCGATCGCCCGCAGCCTCCGGGCGGCCTGGCGCGCCCCGGGCACCCGCCTCGGCCTGTGGTCGCACTTCTCCGCCCAGTTCGGGGCGACGGTGTTCGCGCTGCTGTGGGGCTACCCGTTCCTCGTTGCGGGACAAGGACTCTCGCCCGAGACGGCGGGCACGCTGCTCATGCTCATGACGGTCACCACGGTCGTCACCAGCCCGCTCATCGGGGGCTTCGTGACGCGGTACCCGTTCTCCCGCTCGACCCTGATCCTGGGCATCGTGCTGCTCATCATGACCGTGTGGGCGGTCGTGCTCCTGTGGCCGGGCCGGGCGCCACTGCCGCTGCTGGTCGTGCTCGTCGTCGTCACGGCCGTCGGTGGCCCCGGATCGCTGGTCGGCTTCGACCTCGCCCGCACCTTCAACCCGCCCACCCGGCTGGGCAGCGCCACCGGGATCGTCAACGTCGGCGGGTTCCTCGCGTCGCTGTCGACGGTGACCCTCATCGGCATCGTGCTCGACCGGGTCGCGCCCGGCGGCCCGGAGACGTACACCGTCGACACCTTCCGCGCGGCGATGGCCGTGCAGTACCTCGTGTGGGGCGTCGGCGTCGCCCAGATCCTGCGCTACCGGCGGCGTGCCCGGCGCCACCTGCGGGACAGCGACCCCCAGGCGTATGCCGCGCTGCGGGCCGGGAAGCCGGTCCAACCGGCCGATCCGGGCCTCCCACCTGCGTAA
- a CDS encoding C40 family peptidase, with the protein MPGTTSPRRALRVGAAMSLVGALGLGTAWTASADPGPVYPSKSQVDKAKARVSSTAGEVSALDARYAAASAQLSQVQDDASAAAEAYNGARLALDQATAEASAAAKRAADAQSQADAASLEVRRYASSVYQSGGSLGELDAYLSSTGPQDLVDRATAIEAVSDARSRALQKAAATSLVAQTMRAQAATARDQQARAATSAQQARDAAQARADQATAEASRIQHEQQALTVQLATLRKTSVALEKQRQDGLAAAAAARAAAAAAAEQARLAAQRAQQARDAAARRAAQAAAKAAAQEAARQKAAAEAAQKAAEQQASQPSRPSRPTPPAPQPADPPPPPPSSGGVGAVIAYAQAQLGKPYGWGAAGPDSFDCSGLTMMAWRQAGVYLSHYTGAQWAETSRVAISDLRPGDLVFYGSDGPSSHHMGLYVGNGQMIEAPHTGAVVRYASIYRSDLLPYGGRP; encoded by the coding sequence GTGCCAGGCACCACCTCCCCCCGACGCGCACTGCGCGTGGGCGCCGCGATGTCCCTGGTCGGCGCCCTCGGCCTCGGCACCGCCTGGACGGCGAGTGCCGACCCCGGCCCCGTCTACCCCTCGAAGTCCCAGGTCGACAAGGCGAAGGCCAGGGTCTCGAGCACCGCCGGCGAGGTGTCCGCCCTCGACGCCAGGTACGCGGCCGCCAGCGCCCAGCTCAGCCAGGTCCAGGACGACGCGAGCGCCGCCGCCGAGGCGTACAACGGCGCCCGGCTTGCCCTCGACCAGGCGACGGCCGAGGCCAGCGCCGCCGCCAAGCGCGCCGCCGACGCCCAGTCCCAGGCCGACGCGGCGAGCCTGGAGGTCCGTCGCTACGCGTCCTCCGTGTACCAGTCGGGCGGCAGCCTCGGCGAGCTCGACGCATACCTCTCCAGCACCGGCCCCCAGGACCTGGTCGACCGCGCCACCGCCATCGAGGCGGTCAGCGACGCCCGCAGCCGGGCGCTGCAGAAGGCGGCCGCGACCTCGCTCGTCGCCCAGACCATGCGGGCCCAGGCCGCCACCGCACGCGACCAGCAGGCCCGGGCGGCGACCTCCGCGCAGCAGGCGCGGGACGCCGCGCAGGCCCGTGCCGACCAGGCGACCGCCGAGGCGAGCCGGATCCAGCACGAGCAGCAGGCCCTGACGGTCCAGCTCGCCACCCTGCGCAAGACGTCCGTCGCCCTGGAGAAGCAGCGCCAGGACGGCCTCGCCGCCGCGGCCGCAGCCCGGGCCGCAGCGGCGGCCGCCGCCGAGCAGGCCCGCCTGGCGGCCCAGCGCGCCCAGCAGGCCCGCGACGCCGCGGCCCGCCGGGCGGCGCAGGCCGCCGCCAAGGCAGCGGCCCAGGAGGCGGCCCGCCAGAAGGCTGCCGCCGAGGCGGCCCAGAAGGCCGCCGAGCAGCAGGCCTCCCAGCCGAGCCGGCCCAGTCGGCCCACGCCGCCTGCGCCGCAGCCGGCCGACCCCCCGCCGCCGCCCCCGAGCAGCGGCGGCGTCGGAGCGGTCATCGCCTACGCGCAGGCACAGCTGGGCAAGCCCTACGGGTGGGGTGCCGCGGGTCCGGACTCCTTCGACTGCTCCGGGCTGACGATGATGGCCTGGCGCCAGGCCGGGGTGTACCTGTCGCACTACACCGGCGCGCAGTGGGCCGAGACCAGCCGGGTCGCGATCAGCGACCTGCGCCCGGGCGACCTGGTCTTCTACGGCTCGGACGGCCCGAGCAGCCACCACATGGGCCTGTACGTCGGCAACGGCCAGATGATCGAGGCGCCGCACACCGGCGCGGTCGTCCGGTACGCCTCCATCTACCGCAGCGACCTGCTGCCCTACGGCGGCCGCCCCTGA
- a CDS encoding inorganic diphosphatase: MEFDVTIEIPQGARNKYEVDHATGRIRLDRLLFTSTRYPADYGYVEDSLGEDSDPLDALVLLEEPTWPGCLVRARPIGMFHMRDEAGGDDKILCVPAGDPRQAHITELEHINEFDRLEIQHFFETYKDLEPGKSVEGAHWAGREAAEQCVREAMKRATDAGFTTARWTLPGHTAQSEARPVTD; encoded by the coding sequence GTGGAGTTCGACGTCACCATCGAGATCCCGCAGGGAGCTCGCAACAAGTACGAGGTCGACCACGCGACGGGCCGCATCCGCCTGGACCGGCTGCTGTTCACGTCCACCCGCTACCCGGCCGACTACGGCTACGTCGAGGACTCCCTCGGCGAGGACAGCGACCCGCTCGACGCGCTGGTGCTCCTCGAGGAGCCGACGTGGCCCGGCTGCCTCGTGCGCGCCAGGCCGATCGGCATGTTCCACATGCGGGACGAGGCCGGCGGCGACGACAAGATCCTGTGCGTCCCGGCCGGTGACCCGCGCCAGGCGCACATCACCGAGCTCGAGCACATCAACGAGTTCGACCGCCTGGAGATCCAGCACTTCTTCGAGACCTACAAGGACCTCGAGCCGGGCAAGTCGGTCGAGGGCGCGCACTGGGCCGGTCGCGAGGCGGCCGAGCAGTGCGTCCGCGAGGCGATGAAGCGCGCGACCGACGCCGGCTTCACCACCGCCCGCTGGACGCTGCCCGGGCACACCGCCCAGAGCGAGGCCCGTCCCGTCACGGACTGA